The sequence below is a genomic window from Falco rusticolus isolate bFalRus1 chromosome 8, bFalRus1.pri, whole genome shotgun sequence.
CAGATGCAAGCGCGGCTCGCCAGGAACATCATCAACGCTGCCCGGAGGAAGAGCTCCTCTCCCAAAGCCGTGGGGCCGGAGGGCTCCCGGCCCTTCACCCCCATCCCTGCCGGCCCCCCCAGTCTGCCCCAGTCCCCCTGGCCAGCGCGGCCGGAGGGCTGCAGAGCCATGgcactgcaggctgccagcagtgtgccggggagcctgggcagcccctcacccACCCACAAAAGCCCCCTGCGATCGCCCCGGGCGGACAGCCCCCAGTTCTGTGCTTCCCCTGGGATGCCCCGAGCTGCCTGGGCAGAGGGGCGCCGGCTCGTGCTGCCACCCAGCATgtcctcctgccccatcccccggctgtcccccagccccaagAGCCCCTTGCCATCCCCCGTGGTGGGCGGGCGGGCCCTGGCCAAGCGCTGCACCTCGCGGTCCCCAACGGACTCGGACGTCTCCCTTGACTCCGAAGACTCGGGGACCAAGAGCCCgggcatccacagcttcaaCCTCTGCCCCCGGGGCTGGACCAGCAGCCTGCGGCTGAAGCCAGGGGGGCTGCCCTCAGGGGCCCCCTGCACCTCCTAGACGAGCCATCTCTGGCCAGCccaccctctccccagccccaccagcccaggtgaTGCCACCCACAGATCCCCACTGGGAAGACCCCAACGCTCAGGGTTGAGGTCTCCAAAACCCCGTATCCTCAGTCCCCGGAGGAGCTGCCACAGCCCCTTGGCATGCCAGCAGGGTCAggtgcctcctgcctgcctgccatccCATGCCCCTGCTCTATTTTTACCCCCTTAACCTTTTGGGGCAGGACTGCATGgtcagcaggcagagcaggcagagcaggcagagcaggcagagcaggcagcatggggggagccagcccccagcacagccccctccctctgcagcccctgcccaccagCTGGCCCCATGCCACACAGCCACAATGGGGATGGACTTGGCGGTCCCCCGTGAGCCCTCTGCCCCCAGTACCAAGGTGTCATCCCAGGGTGTCACCGCAGCTCTGTTTGCTGCTGCCCGGGGGGTCATGGTGTACCTGGCAGGGGTGGACAGCACCAAGTGCATGCCATGGCCAGGCAccctctcccagcctccagaTCTGGATGGTTACAATTGGAACCAgctttcagagaggaaaagttAATGTTGTATTCCAGCCCCCCAGAtcttcatggctttttttttttttttttacttttgacCTCTTCTCAAAGAAATTCCCCCAAATCCTTCCCTGGTGACCAAAAAGAGAGCCAAAGTTATTTATTGCCACATCAAGGGGACCGTTTACAGGTGCCCTCCCGCCCTGCCCAAGCTAAAAGGGACAGCCCTATCCCATTACCGTGtcactgtccccatccccaggcttaccccatccctgtccccactcctatgggctggaggggagggacaCACAGGGACCAGTCGGTGCTGTGGTAGCCAGGGcgggtgggaggtggggagctCTTGGGGGGCTGAAGGAAGTGGTACAGGTTGCAGAAGGTTTGAAGAAGGTGTCAGTGCAGGAGACAATGCTTAGAGTGTCTCAGGGACGAGCTGCTGTCCCCATGGGGAGCCctgcaaggggctggggggtgggcagaGGCACCTCTGAGGGCAGCAGTGTCAGAGGAAGGTTTGGGGCGGGGGAGCgatggggagaggagggcatCAGGGTGGACACAGTTAtgtggcagagcctggggagaGCAGCGGGTGTCCAGGGAGGGAAATGGGTCCCCAAAACACTTGTCACACCCCGGagtgagcaggagctggctggggtgCCAAGAGGCGCTATGGCAGTGACCATAGCCACCCACCCAGAGGACACAGCCTTGGTGCCAGTAAGACCAACACCAGGAAGGGAGGATGCATTTgtgctgccagggctctggcaTGTTCCCTGTTCAGGGAGCCCCTGTCACCCCTTCCCTTTCCGCAGGACACACTGTTGGAGCCAGCCCATCCCTGTTCCCCAGGTTCCCGCACCCCACAGCCTGCTCTTCCCAGGACACAGACTCCCCCTCACTCCACCAGGCACCACGACTCGCCTTTGCCACACACTTGTATACCCAGCTCAGAAATAAACTGCCATTATCCCACCCGGCCTGGCCCTGATCCATTCCCGAGGTGGCCTGGGCACATGTGGCATGTGgccacctcctgctgctgctgcacagccaccaTTCTAGTCCCTGAGTGTCAGCCCTGCTCCATGCCAGGGCAACAGCATCCCTGTCCCCAAGGGTCAGCCCTGCTCCGTGCTGGGGTGACGGCATCCCGGTCCCCAAGGGTCAGCCCTGCTCCGCCCCCTTTCTCAGCCAGAAATAACTGCTGTCCTGGGACAGACCTTGGCATCTGGGCTGGAGCCCAGCACGGGTTGGGGCGAGCAGCAGGGAGCCCCGGGGTGCCGCAGAGGGCCAGTCAGGGCCACCGAGCACTGGTGGCTGCAGCTTGTCTTTGGCCTCATCCTCTGTGCAGCAGGAGAGCATCTTTAGTCCCCAGCGTCTGAGGCGTCCCCTGGCCAGGTAGGTGAGGTGAGGTCCCAGGCTGCGGTCAGTGGGTTGACGGGTGGGTACACTGGGCTTGGGGATGTCCCAGCCTTGGTGGTGGGGACATTCACGACTGGGGGGGTCAGGGTATGGTCACCCTGGAGGGGGGTCAAGGGAAGGATGGGGCACAGGTCCCAGGCTCACCATGTGGATGGTGAATGTTGGTCTcggagctggcagggagctgcatGCCAGGCACCTGCGGCCCCACGggcccccctgctccccagggatCTTAGGGGAAGATGCACAGCATCAGGCTGAGCTGAGGGATGCCAGATGCACTGAACAGGGCCAAGCCACCACCCTGCTCCTTGTGCTTGCTGAGCCAAACACCTCAGCAGTGCAGGAGGGTGCTGCTGAGGGTGGGCAGCCCGGGGGGCTGAGGGCTGGTCTCCCGCCCTCTCCCTGCAAAGGAGCaacccagcccagcagccctgcaccccaTCTTGTCTTGCCGCTGGCCaggctccccagctccccagcagggTCAGCATTGCAGCTCCTGCACCCTCAGGGCCAGCAGCTGAAAATAGCTATGTGGAGGcgggggtgctggtggggtggcAGCCAGGGCCCCTGCTTGCCCAGCAGGCGGCAGGCAGTGGGTGCTGCTCCGAGGGGGCTCAGGACACGAGGACACCAGCTTGCTGCAGACAAGGATAGAGCTGAGGACATTTTCTGCCttaaagaaaggcagagaggaaatATGACAAGGCAAGGGCTGAGTGGCAGCATGCTTGCAACATCTCCCTACATCCACTGAAGAGAACggagagcagcacagagatgaTGCTGTTGAGGGGAGATGCTCAGGGATGATGCCGGCCAGGGAAGATGCTCAGCCAAAGCCTGGCCTCTCCCCATGGCATGCCTGGGGCTGATGCATCCCCATGTTTGGTGTCACCCTAAGACTGCCTCTCTCTTCCGTCCAGGCAGGCTTCACCCCCctcccacagagctgccccaggAGCACGGCAGCAAGTGATGACCATCATGAGACCGGGCCCTGAAGCCGGTAAGGGAGAGCCAggagtgctgccagccccagggcagcactgcctgccctgcccaggggccAGACCCAGCTCTGGTTGAGGCCActggccctgctccccagggacccTGTGCCTTTCTTGGTCCCATCTTACGCTACAGCCCCAAGGGGCGGCAACTGCATGTCAAAGGCTGGAGGGGTCCGTGCACAGGGGCAGTGGAGGCTGGTTGAGCCTCTGGGGCTGAGATGATTCCCTGAGAAATCCCCCCACTGAGGAAATACCAGTGCCTGGCACAGCTCCCGGTGAGGGTGCATGGCTGAGCTGTGCAAGTGGGACCTCAATGAGGAGACCCACTGTCCTTGCGCTGGGCATGGGGGTCCCCAGcgctgcagcagcctcagctgtggctgtgctctTCCCTGGGCTCCCCAGAGCCCCAGCTGGACCTGGGCAAGAAGGTGAGCACATCGCAGGACCTGATGATTGAGGAGCTCTCCCTGCGGAACAACCGTGGctcccagctcttccagcagcGCCAGAGGCGGATGCAGCGCTTCATCATCGAGCATCCCAGCAACTACAGGGAGGTGGGTCTGCAGCTCATCCCTCGGCTCCGAGCGGGAGCGCCATGCCCTGTCTCTCACAGCCTTTGCAGGGAAGCAattcctggcagggctgggagtcTCTCAGCAGGGCAGCCGCGCTCAGCTGCCTGCTACACTGAGATGAAGGGAGAGATGGCTTGGTGGCCTGGGCATCAAGATAGGCAAGCATCGGGTTCAGCACCCACCAAAGAACACGGGGATGGCGCCGGTCCTCCTCTGCACCTGCTAACCCCTCTcctcacctcctgcagctcccagggccGGGAGCGGGTGGCTCATACCGCACCAAGAAAGGTGACGTGGACGGAACTGCAAATGAGTGGATGGTGAGTAGGTGGAGGAAGCTCCAAAGTACTTTTGACAGCCTCCTGAGTCCTgaccagggcagggggagctcCCCATGCCCACTTGCCCACTGACTCTCccctctgcaggcaggggaggatGCTGGGGACCAGCAGAATTATCACTCTGAGCTCCACGTGGCAGCATcaccccagggcagcccccctgAAGTGCCCAAGAAGACAGAGAAAGTCTTGCAGATGAGCAAAGTCCTCAACCCTGACGCTCTGGCCCCAGGTAAATGCCACCTACACCCCAAAGCCAACACCATGGTAACGGCAGGAACACAGGCCTGGAGGCAGCAAACTGCTGCCTGCCGAGGGGTCCTCCCCAAAATCCTCCCTCAGAgtttttaatgtatataaatgCATAACATATATTCGTTATATATATGTAatcctgcccccagcagcaggtcttCCGTGGCCATGCGAAGGCAGGGCTGTTCCCAGCCCCCTCTCCCCTGCTCGGCACATCGCCCCAGCCCAGCCGAGGCCACAGCAGCCCACATCATCCCTCCCCCTGCGCAGGGTACTCGAGCCCCCTCAAAGAAGTTCCCCCAGAGAAGTTCAACATCACCGCCATCCCCAAGGGCTACCGCTCCCCGTGGCATGAGCTCCTCGGTGACAAGGACAATGCTGTGCACAGTGAGAACCAGCTGCCCATGAGACCCTCTCCATGGGACTTCAGGAGCTTCAACAGGTAATCCTGGCTGAGCAGGCACCGACAACCTGTCCACCCCCTGGCCAAACCCCTCATCCTCGAGAAGCACCTACCGTCCTGCCAGGGAAACGCAATGGTCCATGCCCTCTTTATACGCCACAGGGGAGCAGAAAGCGTTCAGGTTGCTCTTTTCCAGCTCAGGAGCTCCTCCATGGCTCCTCTGCAAAGGTCCCtacctccagcagctccccagatCTCCCCTCAGCTCCACCACTTGGCTTGCACAGCCCTAAGCAGCTTGATCGTACTGGGTAACCACAGGGATGAAACCTGGGAGGACTAAATCTCACGCACATGGTCCTGGAGAAGGAATTGTTGCTGTTCccagctgggctcagctctgggctgggTGGAGGAATGACACAGATGGTGCCAAGCCTCTCTCCTAGTTTCCTTAAGGTAtccaagcagctgctggaagtggTGGGGGTATAAGGTTAATCTTCCCACAGGGTGCCAAGAGGTCACCAGATTCCTTCCAAACACCTGCTTGAGACTGAAGTCTCCAGGCTGGGGCATTTCTGGTGGCTCAGGCTGGCAAGCTCCATGCCCTGTGGAGCATGGTGGATGCCTCCTTGCACCTCCAAATTACACCCAGATCAAGGCTGGGACCCTGGAACAGAGATTGCCAAGGAAAATCTCCTTTCTGGAAAGGTGTTTGGTGGGGATCCAGGGGATGGGACCTGATGGTAGTGAAGCACCAGCAGCCCAAGGCAGAATAATGAGAACTGAACTTGTAAGCTGAACATCATGCCGGGCAACCTGCAAACCAAGGTCCTGGCTCTCCTCCTCACTGAAAGCCTCTTTCATGAGGATGAAAGTCCACTAGCCATGGTGGCCTGGCCAAAGCCACCTTCCAGCAGGCAAGCTCTCAGCGGAGCTCCCTCCCagggcacagcactgctgcccatCAGACCAGCTGCCACGGAGCTGGGCCTCTGCAGGTGGCAGCTTTCCTGCGCCCACACCAGGGTCGGATTTAAGTTGTGGGGGACACAACTGCTGTGCTTTGAATGCTTGGCAGAAGGGGCTGTGGGGGACTACAACCCCTCCGCATGGGAACGGCGTCCCAGATGGTCCCACCATCCCtttgctgctctcctctccctcagCCCCCCGGCTCTGCTGAGCAGACTTGGTGAGATGCAGAGCACAAGGCTGCCGCACACCCAGCCCCCATTCCCCCTTCCATACCAGTGAAAGCATGACATTGCACTGGTTCTGCACTGGAGTAGGGCtgagggggagagaaaggaggtggCAGGGTTAACAGAAGGGACAAAACCCCACGGGCAGGCACAGGCAAGCCGAGGAAGCAAAGGGGCTGCATTAGCTATTCGCTCAGGGTCTCCTTCCCAGTACTCAGCCATCATGAGCCTTCCCGGCGTAGTAACATCCGAGGAGGTGCCGCAGGGGGagagcaaggagctgctgcagacacttggctcttttctttcaatatttagCCATGTTCCTGCctcaatatttatttatggaCAGGGACTGAAGCAAGGGCATGTTTCTGAATAATGCTTTACCCCGTACAATTTCTCCCTTCTCACATGCGCCTTTTCTATTTAAAGTCTTGAACTGTTATTTAATACAGATGGATGCTAATTTAACACCAAGCCTCTTGCCACCTCCTCTAATTCTTCACTGAGGCATGAAGATTCAGAGAGCCAATCTGCTTCTAACTGGGCTTGTCATGATCTTGCAAGCTGTTGGCTTTTAAATCACTTCTCAGTTCATCAAGTACTAGACtgcagaaaaacaagttttttgGAACAAATCGGCTAGTAAAATGCCAGTGATCTTGCCTAAAGCTAGGTGaatcccagcacagcccacatGGGTCACAGGGCAAAGGCAAGCTCACCATCTCAACAGCAACTCTGTTAACGCAGACTGATTTATTCCCAAGTTTAAAtgtgcaggctgcagtgcaAAGACCTTTGGCCACCTTGCTAAGGTGTGCTGCCTTAATAGAGAGTGAAAACCAAGCTTTGAAAGACTTGTCTTTTGCCAGAAGGGAGAAAGTTTCCGGAATAAACCTCTCATTTACCTCTCCCCCCGTTATTTCTCCTCTGTTGCAAAACAGTGCCACGTTACTCATGTTCAAGCAGCACTTCCCAAAGCAAACACTCCCAGCTATGCCTCATTGATAGCTCAGCCTCCATGTGCTGCTCCAAAACCAACATTCTTGGCTTTTCGGGGGCTGGCACTCTGTTCCTGGTCCCTTTTCACATTTCTCCAGAAAGGGATGACAGCTCTTGCCCCCGCACTGCTCCTCCTGTTAGTCATAGTTCAAGAGAAGCTGTCCCAAAAGGCAGACTGGAGCCAGGGCCAAGAGAAAGACATTTGCCGCACATGTGCTAGAGCGATCAGGAGGCAGCACCACCAGCCTCAGCCCTCTGCAGAACACATTAGCTGTGGACAAGTCACCTTCTAAAGACCAGGGCGTTTGTCACTGTCACCTGCTCTCTTAATCTAGCCCCTTTCACGTGCACCACATCTCTACTGCTGTTGGTGGAGCC
It includes:
- the MYOZ3 gene encoding myozenin-3, whose protein sequence is MTIMRPGPEAEPQLDLGKKVSTSQDLMIEELSLRNNRGSQLFQQRQRRMQRFIIEHPSNYRELPGPGAGGSYRTKKGDVDGTANEWMAGEDAGDQQNYHSELHVAASPQGSPPEVPKKTEKVLQMSKVLNPDALAPGYSSPLKEVPPEKFNITAIPKGYRSPWHELLGDKDNAVHSENQLPMRPSPWDFRSFNRNPTPFDRALVSDLFSMPATELDNLSALEVISHRRNFNRVPQGWARILPESDEL